In Oryza glaberrima chromosome 8, OglaRS2, whole genome shotgun sequence, the following are encoded in one genomic region:
- the LOC127782668 gene encoding protein PXR1-like: MEAADVAKEHHKEEKKDKEHAKEAKPEKEKKEKKEKNGEEAAKPAKEKKEKKEKKEKGKEKKEKVEETTDVAKLRAKLEKLDAKIDDLKAKKQEIVARLVQLEEGATANAAAADAAPPASG; the protein is encoded by the exons ATGGAAGCTGCAGATGTAGCCAAGGAACATCACAAGGAGGAGAAAAAGGACAAG gaACACGCCAAAGAGGCGAAaccggagaaggagaagaaggagaagaaagagaagaacgGCGAAGAGGCGGCGAAACCGGccaaggagaagaaggagaagaaagagaagaaggagaagggcaaggagaagaaggagaaggtggaggagaCGACGGACGTGGCCAAGCTGCGAGccaagctggagaagctggacGCCAAGATCGACGACCTCAAGGCCAAGAAGCAGGAGATCGTGGCCCGACTCGTCCAGCTCGAGGAGGGTGCGACGGcaaatgctgctgctgcagatgCGGCACCACCTGCCAGCGGCTGA
- the LOC127782664 gene encoding aminopeptidase M1-B, which translates to MAASPEQFRGQARLPRCASPLSYDLRLRPDLAACAFSGSAAVAVAVSAPTRFLVLNAAELAVDGSSVRFQDLVPSEVVQFEEDEIVVIGFGQDLPIGEGVLKMDFTGTLNDQMRGFYRSKYEYKGESRNMAVTQFEAADARRCFPCWDEPAFKAKFKLTLEVPSELVALSNMPVIKETVHGPLKTVYYEESPLMSTYLVAIVVGLFDYIEGSTLEGTKVRVYTQVGKSNQGKFALDVAVKSLDLFKDYFATPYPLPKLDMVAIPDFAAGAMENYGLVTYRETALLYDELLSSASNKQQVAITVAHELAHQWFGNLVTMEWWTHLWLNEGFASWVSYLAVEALFPEWNNWTQFLDETTSGLRLDALAESHPIEVDINHASEIDAIFDSISYDKGASVIRMLQSYLGAERFQKALASYIKKYAYSNAKTEDLWAVLEEESGEPVKDLMTTWTKQQGYPVIYAKLDGHDLHLEQAQFLSDGSSGPGLWIVPITSCCGSYDAQKKFLLKGKTDKVHIDLTASQNAGGEKGENCWIKLNVDQTGFYRVKYDDELAAGLEKAIKANKLSLMDKIGIVEDSYSLSVARKQTLTSLLRLLNAYRNESDYTVLSHVTSVCLGIDKISVDATPELSRDIKQLLINLLLSAAKTLGWDPKEGESHLDVMLRSLLLIALVKLGHDETINEGVRRFHIFIKDRKTNILPPDTRKASYLAVMRTVTTSSRAGYDALLKIYRETAEAQEKSRILGSLSSCLDKDIVLEALNFMLTDEVRNQDAFYVLGGISLEGREVAWAWLKENWDHVLKTWPSSSLISDFVKSTVSRFTTEEKAAEVSEFFAGKTKPSFERALKQSLERVRISARWIESIRSEPNLAQTVNELLQHDM; encoded by the exons ATGGCGGCCTCGCCGGAGCAGTTCCGGGGCCAGGCGCGGCTCCCGCGGTGCGCCTCCCCGCTCAGCtacgacctccgcctccgccccgacctcgccgcctgcgccttctccggctccgccgccgtcgccgtcgccgtctccgcccCGACCCGATTCCTCGTCCTcaacgccgccgagctcgccgtcgacggATCCTCCGTCCGCTTCCAG GATTTGGTGCCTTCCGAGGTGGTGCAGTTCGAGGAGGACGAGATCGTGGTCATCGGGTTCGGCCAGGATCTGCCGATCGGCGAGGGCGTGCTCAAGATGGACTTCACCGGGACGCTCAACGATCAGATGAGAGGCTTCTACAGGAG CAAGTATGAGTACAAGGGGGAGTCAAGAAATATGGCAGTTACACAGTTCGAAGCTGCTGATGCAAGACGATGTTTTCCATGCTGGGATGAACCTGCATTTAAG GCTAAGTTCAAGCTAACACTGGAAGTTCCATCAGAGTTGGTAGCACTGTCCAACATGCCAGTAATTAAGGAGACAGTTCATGGACCTCTCAAGACCGTCTATTATGAGGAATCGCCACTTATGTCAACTTATCTAGTGGCTATAGTTGTTGGTTTATTTGATTACATAGAGGGCTCAACATTAGAAG GCACCAAAGTTCGTGTGTATACTCAAGTTGGCAAGAGTAACCAAGGAAAGTTTGCACTAGATGTTGCAGTGAAGTCACTGGATTTATTCAAAGA TTATTTTGCCACTCCTTACCCGCTACCGAAGTTGGATATGGTTGCTATTCCTGATTTTGCTGCTGGAGCTATGGAGAACTATGGGTTGGTCACTTACCGAGAAACAGCTTTACTTTATGATGAGCTGTTATCCTCAGCATCCAATAAACAACAG GTTGCAATCACTGTTGCACATGAATTGGCTCATCAATGGTTTGGCAATCTTGTAACCATGGAGTGGTGGACTCACTTGTGGCTAAATGAGGGTTTTGCTTCCTGG GTGAGTTATTTGGCTGTGGAAGCATTATTTCCAGAATGGAATAACTGGACACAATTTCTTGATGAGACAACCTCTGGTCTCAGACTGGATGCACTTGCAGAGTCTCATCCTATTGAG GTTGACATAAACCATGCCTCTGAAATTGATGCAATTTTTGATTCCATAAGCTATGATAAGGGTGCTTCCGTCATTCGCATGCTGCAAAGTTACCTTGGTGCAGAGCGTTTTCAG AAAGCTTTGGCATCATATATAAAGAAGTATGCTTACTCGAATGCCAAAACAGAAGATCTATGGGCTGTTCTTGAGGAGGAATCTGGGGAACCTGTTAAGGATTTGATGACTACATGGACTAAGCAACAAGGATACCCTGTTATTTATGCAAAACTAGATGGACATGATTTGCACCTTGAACAG GCACAGTTTCTATCGGACGGATCCTCTGGTCCAGGCTTGTGGATTGTTCCTATAACATCATGTTGTGGCTCATATGATGCACAGAAAAAGTTTCTCTTGAAGGGCAAGACTGATAAGGTCCATATAGACCTCACTGCCTCCCAAAATGCCGGAGGAGAGAAGGGTGAAAACTGTTGGATCAAATTGAACGTTGACCAAACTGGATTTTATAGAGTGAAGTATGATGATGAACTTGCAGCTGGACTTGAAAAGGCAATCAAAGCCAATAAGCTCTCTTTAATGGATAAGATTG GTATTGTGGAAGATTCATACTCCCTTTCTGTGGCTCGCAAGCAAACACTGACATCCTTGCTTCGCCTGCTGAATGCTTATCGCAATGAGTCTGATTACACTGTGCTTTCACATGTAACCTCT GTATGCTTAGGCATTGATAAAATATCAGTTGATGCTACTCCTGAATTGTCCAGAGATATCAAACAGCTTTTGATCAATCTTCTTCTATCAGCTGCCAA AACACTAGGCTGGGATCCCAAGGAGGGCGAGAGCCATCTTGATGTAATGCTTAGATCATTGCTCTTGATTGCCCTTGTCAAACTTGGACATGATGAGACTATAAATGAGGGAGTTAGGCGGTTCCATATCTTCATAAAAGACCGCAAAACTAACATTCTTCCCCCAGACACTAGAAAG GCTTCATATCTTGCTGTGATGCGGACTGTTACTACCTCCAGCAGAGCTGGTTATGATGCCCTCCTGAAAATCTACAGAGAAACAGCTGAAGCTCAGGAGAAGTCACGCATCTTAG GTTCATTGTCTTCATGCCTGGATAAGGATATTGTTCTTGAGGCACTAAACTTCATGCTTACTGATGAG GTACGGAATCAAGATGCATTTTATGTCCTTGGTGGTATCAGCTTAGAAGGACGAGAAGTTGCATGGGCCTGGTTGAAG GAAAACTGGGATCATGTCTTGAAGACCTGGCCATCAAGTTCACTCATATCGGACTTCGTCAAATCTACTGTTTCACGG TTCACCACAGAGGAGAAGGCTGCTGAAGTTTCTGAGTTCTTCGCCGGTAAAACCAAACCATCGTTCGAGCGTGCACTGAAGCAGAGCCTCGAGAGGGTCCGTATCAGCGCGAGATGGATCGAGAGCATCAGGAGCGAGCCTAACCTTGCTCAGACAGTGAACGAGCTGCTGCAGCACGACATGTAG
- the LOC127782666 gene encoding pre-mRNA cleavage factor Im 25 kDa subunit 1-like: MGLEIMTDEAAAAPSPAAAAARVEIYPLCRYYFGARDVAAGGAGAGLETAADRALRLKANFAAHGLRTSVHGVLLVELFDHPHVLLLQVRNSSFLLPGGRLRPGEQDVQGLKRKLSTKLSVAGHQDDEDGDGDDEWQIGECIGMWWRSEFDAAPFPYLLPNARAPKECIKLFLIKLPVSRQFVVPRNMKLLAVPLSQIHDNAQVYGSIIAGIPNLLSKFSLNIISD, encoded by the exons ATGGGGCTGGAGATCATGACGGAcgaggctgctgctgcgccttcgcccgctgcggcggcggcgcgtgtcGAGATTTACCCGCTCTGCCGCTACTACTTCGGCGCCAGGGATGTTGCCGCTGGTGGCGCGGGTGCGGGGTTGGAgaccgccgccgaccgcgccctCCGCCTCAAGGCCAA CTTCGCGGCGCACGGGCTCCGGACCAGCGTCCATGGCGTCCTGCTGGTTGAGCTCTTTGATCATCCGCACGTGCTGCTCCTGCAAGTCAGGaactcctccttcctcctccccggtGGCCGCTTGAGACCAGGGGAACAAG ATGTCCAAGGTCTCAAGCGCAAACTTTCAACCAAGTTATCGGTAGCTGGACATCAGGATGACGAagacggcgacggggacgacgaATGGCAG ATTGGAGAGTGCATTGGGATGTGGTGGAGATCTGAGTTTGATGCTGCTCCATTTCCATATCTACTTCCAAATGCCCGTGCACCAAAG GAATGCATAAAACTGTTCTTGATTAAACTGCCGGTGTCTCGCCAATTTGTCGTGCCAAGGAACATGAAGCTGCTAGCTGTGCCTCTATCCCAGATTCATGACAATGCTCAG gtaTATGGCTCAATCATAGCTGGAATTCCAAACTTGTTATCGAAGTTCTCCTTGAACATCATCAGTGACTGA